One Microbacterium sp. W4I20 DNA window includes the following coding sequences:
- a CDS encoding ribokinase: protein MSGVTSDVVIVGSINQDIVAQVERIPAPGETVLASTLLRTGGGKGANQAVAARRAGGASVAFVGAVGTDADGDALRSALVADGIDVSGLSQLDGPTGTALISVDAAAENAIVVVPGANAALTALTDAQRTAVAGARVLLTQLEIPVSLVQDAAAARPAAAWHLLNAAPSAPFVAEGEALLPAIDVLIVNEHEALDIAGVADLDAAVDALAARVKALVVTLGRRGSLVVCGGDRATVASFAADAVDTTGAGDTFCGMFAASLAASGRTPDRVDVELLAEAARAGAAAAALAVTRPGAQAAVPSQAEVTALIGRTPE, encoded by the coding sequence ATGAGTGGCGTCACGAGCGACGTCGTCATCGTCGGCAGCATCAACCAGGACATCGTCGCGCAGGTCGAGCGCATCCCCGCTCCGGGCGAGACGGTGCTCGCGTCGACGCTGCTGCGGACCGGCGGTGGCAAGGGTGCGAACCAGGCCGTCGCCGCGCGCCGCGCCGGGGGAGCGTCGGTGGCGTTCGTCGGGGCGGTCGGAACGGATGCCGACGGCGACGCACTCCGCAGCGCTCTCGTCGCCGACGGCATCGACGTCTCCGGGCTCTCGCAACTGGACGGACCGACCGGCACGGCGCTGATCTCCGTGGACGCGGCTGCCGAGAACGCCATCGTGGTCGTGCCGGGCGCGAACGCGGCGCTCACCGCGCTCACCGACGCGCAGCGCACCGCGGTCGCCGGCGCGCGAGTGCTCCTCACGCAGCTCGAGATCCCGGTCTCGCTGGTGCAGGATGCCGCGGCCGCCCGCCCCGCCGCGGCATGGCACCTGCTGAATGCGGCGCCGTCGGCGCCCTTCGTCGCCGAGGGAGAAGCGCTCCTCCCCGCGATCGACGTGCTGATCGTCAACGAGCACGAGGCGCTCGATATCGCCGGAGTCGCCGACCTGGATGCGGCCGTCGATGCACTCGCGGCCCGGGTGAAGGCACTCGTCGTCACGCTCGGCCGACGCGGGTCGCTCGTCGTGTGCGGCGGCGACCGCGCGACGGTCGCATCGTTCGCGGCCGACGCCGTCGACACGACCGGAGCCGGCGACACGTTCTGCGGCATGTTCGCCGCCTCGCTCGCGGCATCCGGACGCACCCCGGACAGGGTCGACGTCGAGCTCCTCGCCGAGGCGGCGCGCGCCGGAGCCGCCGCCGCCGCGCTCGCCGTCACCCGGCCGGGCGCCCAGGCCGCCGTGCCCTCCCAGGCCGAGGTCACGGCATTGATCGGAAGGACACCGGAATGA